A region from the Halobellus litoreus genome encodes:
- a CDS encoding ester cyclase → MSNDYSQCKRRVHEFSGAIRNTGTDQIGDVLGDYYHPDAEWHGPAPIGRLTGRDEISRGYWAPLLESFPDLEQNDYILFGGEFRDSTWVCAAGNFVGTFENDWLDVPATGHATWLRHGTFHRFEDGKIAETRLFVDVLDVLRQAGYQFVPALAPEVVIPGPTTQDGVLLDSADAAETEQTLELVEGMIFEGLESYEDAGIDGMGMDEYWHEDFMWYGPAGIGSTRGIDGFQAYHQEPFLEAFPDREADSDDIRVAEGTYCAWTGWPSLEATHLGDGWLGLPATGESVEMRVMDFWRREGDLLAENWVFIDMIHLLEQLGVDVFERVRKEKQCF, encoded by the coding sequence ATGAGCAACGATTACAGCCAGTGCAAGCGTCGAGTCCACGAGTTCTCTGGGGCGATTCGGAACACCGGAACCGACCAGATCGGAGACGTGTTGGGCGACTATTACCATCCGGACGCGGAGTGGCACGGTCCCGCGCCGATCGGACGGCTCACCGGCCGCGACGAGATCAGTCGCGGCTACTGGGCGCCGCTCCTCGAATCGTTCCCGGACCTCGAACAGAACGATTACATCCTCTTCGGCGGGGAGTTTCGGGACAGCACGTGGGTGTGTGCCGCCGGCAACTTCGTCGGGACGTTCGAAAACGACTGGCTCGACGTCCCCGCGACCGGGCACGCGACGTGGCTCAGGCACGGCACGTTCCATCGGTTCGAGGACGGCAAGATCGCCGAGACCCGTCTGTTCGTCGACGTGCTCGACGTGCTGCGGCAGGCCGGCTATCAGTTCGTGCCCGCGCTCGCTCCGGAGGTCGTCATCCCCGGACCGACGACGCAGGACGGCGTCCTCCTCGACAGTGCGGACGCCGCCGAAACGGAGCAGACGCTGGAACTGGTCGAGGGAATGATCTTCGAGGGGCTGGAATCCTACGAAGACGCGGGCATCGACGGGATGGGGATGGACGAGTACTGGCACGAGGACTTTATGTGGTATGGTCCCGCAGGGATCGGCAGTACCCGCGGTATCGACGGCTTCCAGGCGTATCATCAGGAGCCGTTCCTCGAAGCCTTCCCCGACAGAGAGGCCGACAGTGACGACATCCGCGTCGCCGAGGGAACGTACTGCGCGTGGACCGGCTGGCCGAGCCTGGAGGCGACACACCTCGGCGACGGCTGGTTGGGGCTGCCCGCAACGGGCGAATCGGTCGAAATGCGCGTGATGGACTTCTGGCGTCGCGAAGGCGACCTGCTGGCGGAGAACTGGGTGTTCATCGATATGATCCACCTTCTGGAGCAACTCGGCGTCGACGTCTTCGAGCGTGTTCGGAAGGAGAAACAATGCTTCTGA